The sequence TGAGAATCTGGCCAAATTAATTTGTCGCCACCTGGTTGACAGTGCTACTTATTTCTCCTGAGTGAAGCGATCGCAACAGTAGGGACAGCATATCCCTTCGTGATAATCAGGCGAAGTTTTATCCACTTCGGAGATAGGATGACCGCAACGAGGGCACATTTCATGAGTTCCTATCTCCAAACCCTCGCGTACAGCAACCCGTTGATCGAAGACAAAGCATTCCCCTTGCCAGAGACTGTCTTCTGGGGGAACTTCCTCTAAATACTTGAGAATGCCGCCTTTGAGGTGATAGACCTCTTGGAACCCTTCAGCCATCATAAATGATGTCGCTTTTTCGCAGCGAATGCCGCCAGTGCAGAATAAAGCAACTTTTTTATGTTTGCTGGGGTCGAGGTTATTGCGAACATAGTCAGGAAACTGCCGGAATGAGCCAGTTTTGGGATTTTGCGCTCGTTTAAAGGTGCCAATCGTCACTTCATAATCGTTGCGGGTGTCAATAATTGTCACCTCTGGATCGGAAATCAGTTCATTCCACGCTTGCGGACTGACATAAGTACCGACGCGATCGCTCGGATCGATTTCTGGCAATCCCAAGGTGACTATTTCTTTCTTCAATCGCACCTTCATCCGGTCAAACGGCGGAGAATCGGCATAAGACTCTTTATGCTCCAAGTCAACTAGACGCGGATCGGAGCGCAAAAATGATAAAACTGAGTCGATGCTGTCACGAGAACCCGCGATTGTCCCGTTAATGCCTTCTGCTGCCAGCAAAATTGTCCCTCTAATACCCTGTGTTTTGCAGTGCGACAATAAGGGGTCTTGCTTCTCGGCAAAATCTGGCAACTTGACAAATTTATAGAAAGCTACAACAACTTGGGTCATTTCCCCACTCAACTGCAACAAGTAAAAATGTTTTACGCTGGTTCATCACCTAACCTAGCAGAGTAAGCTTCTGTGATGATATGCGTCTAAATAT is a genomic window of Coleofasciculus sp. FACHB-1120 containing:
- a CDS encoding rhodanese-related sulfurtransferase gives rise to the protein MTQVVVAFYKFVKLPDFAEKQDPLLSHCKTQGIRGTILLAAEGINGTIAGSRDSIDSVLSFLRSDPRLVDLEHKESYADSPPFDRMKVRLKKEIVTLGLPEIDPSDRVGTYVSPQAWNELISDPEVTIIDTRNDYEVTIGTFKRAQNPKTGSFRQFPDYVRNNLDPSKHKKVALFCTGGIRCEKATSFMMAEGFQEVYHLKGGILKYLEEVPPEDSLWQGECFVFDQRVAVREGLEIGTHEMCPRCGHPISEVDKTSPDYHEGICCPYCCDRFTQEK